From Candidatus Hydrogenedentota bacterium, one genomic window encodes:
- the lsrF gene encoding 3-hydroxy-5-phosphonooxypentane-2,4-dione thiolase, with amino-acid sequence MPDAEKSQGGDEKNYGIGIPMETPGFFLKGSAHLYWGMKNRLSQIFNPKSGRTVMLAFDHGYIMGPTTGLERLDLVVPPLIPHVDCLMCTRGGLRTCISPEVRKPVVMRCSTGATVLRELSNEVIGVTVEEALALNASAITAQACIGAEFERETLDNLAYLINEGNRYGLPTLGVTAVGKEMVRDARYLGLACRVIAELGVHFVKTYYCEPGFEEVVAGCPVPVVIAGGKKLPELDALKMAHKAIDQGAMGVDMGRNIFAAGDPVAMAQAVGAVVHTLETPEKAFQLYNDLKAK; translated from the coding sequence ATGCCTGACGCGGAAAAATCACAGGGCGGCGACGAGAAAAACTACGGCATCGGCATCCCCATGGAGACGCCGGGCTTCTTCCTGAAGGGGTCCGCGCACCTCTATTGGGGGATGAAGAACCGCCTGTCCCAAATCTTCAACCCGAAATCGGGCCGGACGGTGATGCTGGCCTTTGACCACGGCTACATCATGGGGCCGACGACGGGCCTGGAGCGGCTGGACCTGGTGGTTCCCCCGCTCATCCCGCACGTGGACTGCCTGATGTGCACGCGGGGCGGGCTGCGCACCTGCATCAGCCCGGAAGTGCGCAAACCCGTGGTGATGCGGTGCAGCACGGGCGCAACCGTGCTGCGTGAGCTGAGCAACGAGGTGATTGGCGTGACGGTGGAGGAGGCGCTGGCGCTGAACGCGTCGGCCATCACGGCGCAGGCCTGCATCGGCGCGGAATTCGAGCGTGAAACCCTGGACAATCTGGCCTACCTCATCAACGAGGGCAACCGCTACGGTCTGCCGACGCTGGGCGTGACGGCGGTGGGCAAGGAAATGGTGCGCGACGCGCGTTATCTGGGACTGGCCTGCCGGGTCATCGCGGAACTGGGCGTCCATTTCGTGAAGACCTATTACTGCGAGCCGGGCTTCGAGGAGGTGGTGGCGGGCTGCCCGGTGCCGGTGGTCATCGCGGGCGGCAAGAAACTTCCCGAACTCGACGCGCTGAAAATGGCGCACAAGGCCATAGACCAGGGCGCGATGGGCGTGGACATGGGCAGGAACATCTTCGCGGCGGGCGACCCGGTGGCCATGGCGCAGGCCGTGGGCGCCGTCGTCCACACGCTGGAGACGCCGGAGAAGGCGTTCCAGCTTTACAACGACCTCAAGGCCAAATAA
- the dhaL gene encoding dihydroxyacetone kinase subunit L, producing the protein MARQVTFETMLRMLRGAAAEIRANHELLGRLDSVGGDGDHGTTMVRAMARLEQAADAADGGLKALLNDVGWGILGVDGGATGPLLGMLFMSMAEAAGEAEGLDTPALAGLFEAGLAGVRAQTKAQPGDKTMLDALIPAVGALRAAADGGAEVVEALHLAAEAARAGAEATAALQARFGRARNIKEQSIGTQDPGATSVSLIFKGFSKGVEEHA; encoded by the coding sequence GTGGCACGGCAGGTCACATTTGAAACCATGCTCCGGATGCTCCGGGGCGCCGCGGCGGAAATCCGGGCAAACCACGAACTGCTGGGCAGGCTGGACTCGGTGGGCGGCGACGGGGACCACGGCACGACCATGGTCCGCGCGATGGCCCGGCTGGAGCAGGCCGCCGATGCGGCGGACGGCGGGCTGAAAGCCCTGCTGAACGACGTGGGCTGGGGCATTCTCGGCGTGGACGGCGGCGCCACGGGGCCGCTGCTCGGCATGCTCTTCATGTCCATGGCGGAGGCCGCGGGCGAGGCGGAGGGGTTGGACACACCGGCGCTGGCGGGCCTCTTCGAGGCGGGCCTCGCCGGGGTGCGCGCGCAGACCAAGGCCCAGCCGGGCGACAAGACCATGCTGGACGCGCTGATTCCCGCCGTGGGGGCCCTGCGCGCCGCGGCGGACGGCGGCGCGGAAGTGGTGGAGGCGCTTCACCTCGCGGCGGAGGCGGCCCGGGCCGGGGCTGAGGCCACGGCGGCGCTGCAGGCGCGTTTTGGCCGCGCGCGGAACATCAAGGAACAGAGCATTGGCACGCAGGACCCGGGCGCGACGTCCGTGTCCCTCATTTTCAAGGGATTTTCTAAAGGAGTGGAAGAACATGCCTGA